Proteins from a genomic interval of Papaver somniferum cultivar HN1 chromosome 4, ASM357369v1, whole genome shotgun sequence:
- the LOC113271489 gene encoding uncharacterized protein LOC113271489, giving the protein MAALISHIFSSSSLISLGLYHLICSTRNNLKSSPRDYIIKPYHPFPSSSPSSNLKYLQLYLLIVSLLISCIHQTVNSLSPDPLLKGSTPVHRFTSLQNSAVLFLFLILIVSILISESTSLLPFPNDLFFAFAASVFFLQYSVSSSSASVQVSDLQAKCDAVSARISGFMSLVCVGICVNPRLFVADVALGFGFCLQGLWALQTGLTLYVEGFIPEGCHRLLDVVSGVEGSTKCDLEESRLRAVAILDLVFVIHVLFVIVIVMVIYAVVAKTVGIRRFGSYEALPNLQSLDSNLNVQMKSISGTQA; this is encoded by the coding sequence ATGGCAGCATTAATCTCACACATATTCTCATCATCATCCTTAATCTCACTTGGTCTATACCATCTAATCTGCTCAACTCGTAACAATCTCAAATCATCACCTCGTGATTACATAATCAAACCATATCATCCATTCCCATCATCGTCTCCATCTTCAAATCTCAAATATCTTCAACTCTATCTCTTAATCGTATCGCTTCTAATCTCCTGTATTCATCAAACAGTCAATTCATTATCACCCGATCCGCTCCTCAAAGGTTCAACACCGGTCCACCGGTTCACATCTCTACAGAACTCAGCCGTCTTATTCCTCTTCTTGATCCTCATCGTTTCTATCCTCATCTCTGAATCAACGTCTTTACTTCCGTTCCCTAACGACCTCTTCTTTGCCTTCGCGGCCAGCGTGTTCTTCTTGCAATATTCCGTTTCGTCGTCTTCGGCCTCCGTTCAGGTGTCGGATTTACAGGCGAAATGCGATGCGGTGTCTGCGAGAATTTCGGGATTTATGTCGTTGGTCTGTGTTGGGATCTGTGTGAATCCGAGGTTGTTTGTTGCTGATGTGGCATTGGGGTTTGGGTTTTGTTTACAGGGGCTATGGGCGTTGCAGACGGGATTGACTTTGTATGTGGAAGGGTTTATACCCGAGGGTTGTCATAGGTTGTTGGATGTTGTGAGTGGCGTTGAAGGTTCGACGAAATGTGATTTGGAAGAGTCCAGGTTGAGAGCAGTGGCGATATTGGATTTGGTGTTTGTGATTCACGTGCTGTTTGTCATTGTTATTGTTATGGTTATTTATGCTGTGGTTGCGAAAACTGTTGGGATTAGACGGTTTGGTTCGTATGAGGCGTTGCCGAATTTGCAGAGCTTGGATTCTAATCTGAATGTGCAAATGAAGTCGATTTCTGGTACTCAGGCTTGA